The Cylindrospermum stagnale PCC 7417 genome segment CGGTGTATCGATGAATTTCAGATCAATCATCTGAATTTTTTGGTCTTGAATCAACTTTAAGACTTCTTTGGGGGTTGTCATTCTTACTCCTTCTGTAGCCAATTAACTAAAGTAAAACCAGAATCTGCCAAAGCATCCTAACCCTGCTGCGCCAACCCAAGTTGTGACATACCTGAAATATCGTAGTTACTGGACATTGGGTAAAATTGTAGCAGTTGATACAGATTATCTGGATTACAGGTTATATTAACCTTTCTCTGCTGATCTGCACAAAACTGGAAAGTTCATCACATAGGGGTCAACTTTGGCATAGAATCCTTAAGTAGCAGATGGATTGTTTTTGTGCCGAATCAATTTTAAATGGCACAAAAAATTTACTGGTGCATAAGTGCAGCCAAATAAATATCAAACCATAGATAGTAATGATTGGGAGAAAAAGGAATGCGCGATGCAGTAACAAGTTTAATTAAGAATTATGACGTAGCCGGGCGCTATTTTGACCGGAATGCGCTCGATAGCCTCAAGTCTTACTTTGATAGTGGTACCGCACGGGTGCAAGCGGCAGCGGCGATTAATTCTAACGCGGCGGCAATTGTCAAACAGGCTGGTTCTAAGTTATTTGAAGAATTGCCAGAATTGATTCGCCCTAGTGGTAACGCCTATACGACTCGTCGTTATGCGGCTTGTCTGCGGGATATGGACTACTACCTCCGTTATGCTACCTATGCGCTGGTTGCTGGTAACACGAATGTGTTAGATGAACGTGTGCTGCAAGGGTTGCGGGAAACTTACAATTCTTTGGGCGTTCCTATTGGTCCCACGGTTCGCGGTGTCCAGATTATGAAGGATATGGTC includes the following:
- the apcB gene encoding allophycocyanin subunit beta — translated: MRDAVTSLIKNYDVAGRYFDRNALDSLKSYFDSGTARVQAAAAINSNAAAIVKQAGSKLFEELPELIRPSGNAYTTRRYAACLRDMDYYLRYATYALVAGNTNVLDERVLQGLRETYNSLGVPIGPTVRGVQIMKDMVKAQVAGAGIANTAFVDEPFDHITRELSETDI